In Nocardia asteroides, a single genomic region encodes these proteins:
- a CDS encoding PIN domain-containing protein gives MSLPTFHHAPVLVLDTNILRANPFPGATIWQRLAAGIRSGQLHVVIPEVVLRESARHRRQQMNKDREELRTAVATINRKLGPSRADSSLFRVPDTASVEAVLGEFSQADAERELRHEIVRAGFVVAPIPKVTQDEMLTWSLSGEPPFDNSDKGYRDALTWFCFCDVARDRRFLASEVILVSSDNDFGPQAISGVATFHAKLHQHLIDLLLIDRVFIAKKVDHVLGLLPKSVSHETLSDADRQLLLSTAVKYRCTAMAGQPLFWETADAGTEGWVENLELPSEIETLTFRTVTPALDSIVVGSAESYEDQTEVGSLIVQAGVAYDGFIYKHELKDVVDKVDVLDSDWNDQMMHVGSQFTARMDFSYVLLQREIQGVDLNRISAIEDRS, from the coding sequence GTGAGCCTACCGACCTTCCATCACGCGCCGGTCCTGGTACTTGACACCAATATATTGCGTGCGAACCCTTTCCCGGGAGCAACGATATGGCAAAGACTTGCGGCAGGCATACGGAGTGGTCAGCTTCATGTTGTGATCCCGGAGGTGGTGCTCCGAGAGTCGGCCCGCCACCGCCGACAGCAGATGAATAAGGACCGAGAGGAGCTACGTACAGCCGTAGCGACCATCAATCGAAAACTGGGTCCGAGTCGTGCGGACTCCTCTCTGTTCAGGGTGCCTGACACCGCCTCGGTTGAGGCAGTGCTTGGTGAGTTCTCTCAGGCCGACGCCGAGCGAGAGTTGCGACACGAGATCGTCAGGGCAGGTTTTGTTGTAGCGCCTATTCCGAAGGTGACCCAAGATGAAATGTTGACCTGGTCTCTATCGGGTGAACCACCGTTCGATAACTCCGATAAGGGCTATCGCGACGCTCTGACGTGGTTCTGCTTTTGTGATGTGGCTCGGGATCGCCGCTTTCTGGCGAGCGAGGTTATTCTAGTTTCGTCCGATAATGATTTCGGACCTCAAGCGATCAGCGGCGTCGCCACCTTTCATGCGAAACTCCACCAACATCTGATTGACTTGCTATTGATTGATCGTGTGTTCATCGCCAAAAAAGTAGACCATGTCTTGGGGCTTCTTCCCAAGTCTGTTTCACATGAGACGCTGTCAGATGCCGATCGCCAGTTGTTGCTCTCTACTGCTGTGAAATACCGTTGTACCGCAATGGCTGGTCAGCCCCTCTTCTGGGAGACAGCCGATGCGGGCACGGAGGGGTGGGTGGAAAATTTGGAGCTTCCTTCGGAAATTGAAACGCTTACTTTCCGGACGGTTACACCTGCGCTTGATTCTATCGTGGTAGGTTCTGCTGAATCGTATGAAGATCAAACCGAGGTCGGTAGTCTTATTGTTCAAGCAGGAGTTGCCTATGATGGTTTTATATACAAGCACGAGTTGAAAGATGTTGTCGACAAGGTCGACGTACTCGACAGCGACTGGAATGATCAGATGATGCACGTTGGGAGTCAGTTCACTGCCAGAATGGATTTCTCTTACGTGCTTTTGCAGCGCGAGATTCAAGGTGTCGATCTGAACAGAATTTCCGCGATTGAAGATCGAAGCTAG
- the dapC gene encoding succinyldiaminopimelate transaminase, with protein sequence MSVVLRNRVSSLLPDFPWDTIADAKARAAAHPDGIVDLSVGTPVDPVDPLIRSALASVSDVPGYPTTHGTPELRGSAVDALKRRYGITGLSPAAVLPVIGTKELIAGLPRLLGLGAGDLMVIPEIAYPTYEVGGLLAGCEILRADSLTQIGPRNPALIFINSPSNPTGKVLGVDHLRKVVSFARERGAIIASDECYLGLTWEGRAPSLLDPEVCDGDHTGLLVVHSLSKTSNLASYRAGFVAGDPELVAELLEVRKHSGMIVPFPIQAAMTAALGDDAHESRQRERYRARRQVLRQALEGAGFEIHHSAAGLYLWATRGEPSRATVDRLATDGLLTAPGDFYGPAGAQHIRVALTATDERVAAAAARLSVAV encoded by the coding sequence ATGAGCGTGGTTCTGCGTAACCGGGTCAGCAGTTTGCTGCCTGATTTTCCCTGGGACACGATTGCTGACGCCAAGGCGAGGGCTGCCGCGCATCCGGATGGGATCGTCGATCTGTCCGTCGGGACGCCGGTCGACCCTGTCGACCCGCTGATTCGTTCCGCGCTGGCCTCGGTTTCCGATGTGCCCGGTTACCCGACCACGCACGGCACCCCGGAGCTCCGGGGTTCCGCTGTGGACGCTTTGAAACGTCGCTATGGCATCACCGGCCTCTCTCCGGCCGCTGTCCTGCCGGTGATCGGCACCAAGGAACTTATCGCCGGCCTGCCCCGCCTGCTCGGCCTCGGCGCCGGTGACCTGATGGTCATCCCCGAGATCGCGTACCCCACCTACGAGGTGGGCGGCCTGCTCGCCGGTTGCGAGATCCTCCGCGCCGACTCCCTGACCCAGATCGGCCCCCGCAACCCGGCCCTGATCTTCATCAACTCCCCGTCCAACCCCACCGGCAAGGTCCTCGGAGTAGACCACCTCCGCAAGGTCGTCTCCTTCGCCCGCGAACGCGGCGCCATCATCGCCTCTGACGAGTGCTACCTGGGCCTCACCTGGGAAGGCCGAGCCCCTTCGTTGCTCGACCCCGAGGTCTGCGACGGCGACCACACCGGCCTGCTCGTGGTGCACTCGCTCTCGAAGACCTCGAACCTGGCCAGCTACCGCGCCGGCTTCGTCGCCGGCGATCCCGAGCTGGTGGCCGAACTGCTGGAGGTCCGCAAACACTCCGGCATGATCGTCCCCTTCCCCATCCAAGCCGCTATGACCGCGGCCCTCGGCGACGACGCCCACGAGTCCCGCCAACGTGAGCGCTACCGCGCTCGCCGGCAGGTCCTGCGACAGGCCCTCGAAGGGGCCGGTTTCGAGATCCACCACTCAGCCGCAGGTCTTTATCTTTGGGCTACGCGCGGCGAGCCCTCTCGTGCAACCGTCGATAGACTCGCAACCGACGGCCTCCTCACGGCGCCAGGAGATTTCTACGGTCCGGCGGGGGCGCAGCATATCCGGGTGGCTTTAACCGCTACAGACGAGCGCGTCGCCGCCGCCGCTGCACGTCTATCCGTAGCTGTATAA
- the fdxA gene encoding ferredoxin — protein MTYIIAEPCVDVKDKACIEECPVDCIYEGGRMLYIHPDECVDCGACEPVCPVEAIFYEDDTPDQWSGYINANVDFFDELGSPGGATKVGVVESDPAFIKALPPMGE, from the coding sequence GTGACGTACATCATCGCGGAACCGTGCGTCGATGTGAAGGACAAGGCCTGCATCGAGGAATGCCCCGTGGACTGCATCTACGAGGGCGGCCGGATGCTGTACATCCACCCCGACGAGTGCGTCGACTGTGGTGCCTGCGAACCGGTCTGCCCCGTCGAGGCGATCTTCTACGAGGACGACACGCCGGATCAGTGGTCCGGGTACATCAATGCCAACGTCGACTTCTTCGACGAGCTGGGGTCGCCTGGTGGGGCCACCAAGGTCGGGGTTGTCGAGTCCGATCCCGCGTTCATCAAGGCGCTGCCGCCGATGGGTGAATGA
- a CDS encoding bifunctional FO biosynthesis protein CofGH has protein sequence MIEDVTDLPNPAVPPAPPTASAMRRALRRARDGVTLNVDEAAVLLHARGEDLKDLTTSAARVRDAGLESAGRPKTISYSRNVFIPLTHLCRDKCHYCTFVTVPGKLRAEGKGMFLEPDEVLEIARRGAELGCKEALFTLGDRPEARWPEAAQWLDERGYDSTLDYLRAVSILVLEETGLLPHLNPGVMSWAEISRLKPVAQSMGMMLETTSTRLFTEKGQAHYGSPDKDPAVRLRVLTDAGRLSVPFTTGILVGIGETITERAESIMAIRKQHKEFGHIQEVIVQNFRAKPDTAMRDTPDASLEEFRATIAVTRLLLGPDVHVQAPPNLVSAQECRDLLDAGIDDWGGVSPLTPDHVNPERPWPNLDTLREITAESGFELVERTSAHPRYVRAGNPWTDPRIAVHVAALTDPATGLANPDAEVIGRPWQEPDESWDSTGRVDLNTAIDTEGRNTESRSDSGLDQDLVGAFGDWDTIREHAAGLQNAPQRLGSDVLAALRAAEADPAGLSDDQYLALATAEGPDLEAVTTLADQLRRDTNGDDVTYVVNRNINFTNICYTGCRFCAFAQRKGDADAFTLSTEEVADRAWEAWVDGATEVCMQGGIDPDLPVTGYADLVRAVKKRIPEMHVHAFSPMEIVNGASRGGQSIRDWLTALREAGLDTIPGTAAEILDDEVRWVLTKGKLPASAWIEVITTAHQVGLRSSSTMMYGHVDNPKHWVGHLNVLRGIQDETGGFTEFVLLPFVHQSAPLYLAGAARPGPTVRDNRAAHALARIMLHGRIDNIQTSWVKLGTAGTRVMLNGGANDLGGTLMEETISRMAGSQHGSAKTVAELVEIGEGIGRPVRERTTVYGVPPHRPAVLPLTVG, from the coding sequence ATGATCGAGGACGTGACCGACCTTCCGAACCCCGCCGTCCCGCCCGCCCCGCCCACGGCCTCGGCGATGCGCCGGGCCCTGCGCCGGGCCCGCGACGGGGTCACCCTGAACGTCGACGAGGCCGCCGTCCTCCTGCACGCCCGCGGCGAAGACCTGAAAGACCTCACCACCAGCGCCGCCCGCGTCCGCGACGCCGGCCTGGAGTCCGCGGGCCGCCCGAAAACCATCAGCTACTCCCGCAACGTCTTCATCCCGCTCACCCACCTGTGCCGGGACAAGTGCCACTACTGCACCTTCGTCACCGTGCCGGGCAAGCTCCGCGCCGAGGGCAAGGGCATGTTCCTCGAGCCCGACGAGGTCCTGGAGATCGCTCGCCGCGGCGCCGAACTGGGCTGCAAGGAAGCCCTCTTCACCCTCGGCGACCGCCCCGAGGCCCGCTGGCCCGAGGCCGCCCAGTGGCTGGATGAACGCGGCTACGACTCCACCCTCGACTACCTCCGCGCCGTTTCCATCCTGGTCCTGGAGGAAACGGGACTCCTTCCGCATCTGAACCCCGGCGTCATGAGCTGGGCCGAGATCTCCCGCCTCAAGCCGGTAGCGCAATCCATGGGCATGATGCTGGAGACCACCAGCACCCGCCTCTTCACCGAAAAGGGCCAGGCCCACTACGGCAGCCCCGACAAGGACCCGGCCGTCCGCCTGCGCGTCCTCACCGACGCGGGCCGCCTCTCGGTCCCGTTCACCACCGGCATCCTGGTCGGCATCGGCGAGACCATCACCGAGCGCGCCGAGTCGATCATGGCGATCCGCAAGCAGCACAAGGAGTTCGGCCACATCCAGGAGGTGATCGTGCAGAACTTCCGCGCCAAGCCGGACACCGCCATGCGCGACACCCCCGACGCGAGCCTCGAGGAATTCCGCGCCACCATCGCCGTCACCCGCCTGCTCCTCGGCCCCGACGTGCACGTACAGGCCCCGCCCAACCTGGTCTCCGCCCAGGAGTGCCGCGACCTGCTGGACGCCGGCATCGACGACTGGGGCGGCGTCTCCCCGCTCACCCCCGACCACGTCAACCCCGAGCGCCCCTGGCCCAACCTCGACACCCTCCGCGAGATCACTGCGGAATCCGGCTTCGAGCTGGTCGAACGCACCTCCGCGCACCCCAGGTACGTCCGCGCGGGCAACCCGTGGACCGACCCGAGGATCGCGGTCCACGTCGCCGCCCTCACCGACCCCGCGACCGGCCTCGCGAACCCCGACGCCGAGGTCATCGGCCGCCCCTGGCAGGAACCGGACGAGTCCTGGGACTCCACCGGACGAGTCGACCTGAACACCGCCATCGACACCGAGGGCCGCAACACCGAATCCCGCAGCGACTCGGGCCTCGACCAGGACCTGGTCGGCGCCTTCGGCGACTGGGACACCATCCGCGAACACGCCGCCGGCCTGCAGAACGCCCCCCAGCGCCTCGGCTCGGATGTCCTCGCCGCCCTCCGCGCCGCCGAAGCCGACCCCGCCGGTTTGAGCGACGACCAATACCTGGCCCTAGCCACCGCCGAGGGCCCCGACCTGGAAGCCGTCACCACCCTCGCCGACCAGCTGCGCCGCGACACCAACGGCGACGACGTCACCTACGTCGTGAACCGCAATATCAACTTCACCAATATCTGCTACACCGGCTGCCGCTTCTGCGCCTTCGCCCAGCGCAAGGGCGACGCCGACGCCTTCACCCTGAGCACGGAGGAAGTCGCCGACCGCGCCTGGGAGGCATGGGTCGACGGCGCCACCGAGGTCTGCATGCAGGGCGGCATCGACCCCGATCTCCCCGTCACCGGCTACGCCGACCTGGTCCGCGCCGTGAAGAAGCGCATCCCCGAGATGCACGTCCACGCCTTCAGCCCGATGGAGATCGTGAACGGCGCCTCCCGCGGCGGCCAGAGCATCCGCGACTGGCTGACCGCGCTCCGCGAGGCCGGCCTCGACACCATCCCCGGCACCGCCGCGGAGATTCTCGACGACGAGGTCCGCTGGGTCCTCACCAAGGGCAAGCTCCCGGCGTCTGCCTGGATCGAGGTAATAACGACGGCCCACCAGGTCGGCCTCCGCTCCAGCTCGACCATGATGTACGGCCACGTCGACAACCCGAAACACTGGGTAGGCCACCTGAACGTGCTCCGCGGAATCCAGGACGAAACCGGCGGCTTCACCGAATTCGTCCTGCTCCCCTTCGTCCACCAGAGCGCCCCCCTCTACCTGGCGGGCGCCGCCCGCCCCGGCCCCACCGTCCGCGACAACCGGGCAGCCCACGCCCTGGCCCGCATCATGCTGCACGGCCGCATCGACAACATCCAGACCAGCTGGGTGAAGCTCGGCACCGCGGGTACCCGCGTCATGTTGAACGGCGGAGCCAACGACCTCGGCGGCACCCTGATGGAGGAGACCATCTCCCGCATGGCCGGCTCCCAGCACGGCTCGGCGAAGACCGTCGCCGAGCTCGTCGAGATCGGCGAAGGCATCGGCCGACCGGTCCGCGAACGCACCACCGTCTACGGCGTCCCACCCCACCGCCCCGCTGTGCTCCCGCTCACGGTGGGTTGA
- a CDS encoding PH domain-containing protein encodes MRSARAGEPLVPPAPRDEAVDAGHVQASAAGRGTGTILADPAWRPDPRAQLLWGTEIVLSWLLPVIGFVVWAVLDDGRRGLQAVVGTVLVIAVVATVAVIPVWRYSVHRWEITDEAVYTRVGWLTQESRVAPISRVQTVDIERGPLDRAFGLATVTVTTASSAGAVPIAGLDLPVAEDAVARLTRIAALHRGDAT; translated from the coding sequence ATGCGCTCGGCGCGCGCCGGGGAACCGCTCGTTCCGCCCGCACCCCGGGACGAGGCGGTCGATGCCGGGCACGTTCAGGCGAGTGCCGCTGGGCGGGGAACCGGGACAATCCTCGCCGATCCGGCGTGGCGGCCGGATCCGCGGGCGCAGCTGCTGTGGGGTACGGAGATCGTGCTGAGCTGGCTGCTGCCGGTGATCGGGTTCGTGGTGTGGGCCGTGCTCGACGACGGGCGGCGCGGGTTGCAGGCGGTCGTCGGGACGGTGCTGGTGATCGCGGTGGTGGCGACGGTGGCGGTGATTCCGGTGTGGCGGTATTCGGTGCATCGGTGGGAGATCACCGACGAGGCCGTGTACACGCGGGTGGGGTGGTTGACGCAGGAGAGCCGGGTGGCGCCGATCTCGCGGGTGCAGACGGTGGATATCGAGCGGGGGCCGCTGGATCGGGCGTTCGGGCTGGCGACGGTGACGGTGACGACGGCCTCCTCGGCGGGGGCGGTGCCGATCGCGGGGCTCGACCTGCCGGTGGCGGAGGACGCGGTGGCGCGGTTGACGCGGATCGCTGCCCTGCACCGGGGCGACGCCACGTGA
- a CDS encoding PH domain-containing protein, translated as MNPWLRLDKRMLLVHPVTEVVKYVPVLIGSVILGASSGNHLWSLIPTGIVVGLALTRWFTTTYRVGPTHVELRTGLLQRRSLSVPRSRIRSVDIEADLLHRALGLAVLAIGTGQQAEAGERFKLDALDARLVPGLRAELLDDPVAAARDAVVEEPSGREIGHWRAGWVRYAPLSLTGFAIVAPVVGFGFQYGFGERVFRSAVRGVGGGNPVLGVTGLVLLVVLVISVAACAQYLATYYGLRVLDDGRTLHLRHGFFTTRQITLDLARFRGATVKEPLLLRVAGAAQLEAIMTGENPRQRILPQAPGARVHHTLAHLLTPAARRVGAHAPVLVPGEPDDFAEGDALAAEAPPRTRSVGLDVPTRTDLPGSGIELPGTAPEAAEAPGSVELISHGRAARYRRYTHAVNPTAATALVPLLASLAGVRYSPWWWLAPALLTLAAVALAEDRYRGLGHAVLPATPLAPTWLVTRSGSLDRDRDCLAAPGVLGWTVRQTFFQRRAGLATLVAATGAGKKRYQVLDVPVARAYEIIEQVTPGLAGTR; from the coding sequence GTGAATCCGTGGCTGCGGCTGGACAAGCGGATGCTGCTGGTGCATCCGGTGACCGAGGTGGTCAAGTACGTTCCGGTGCTGATCGGGTCGGTCATTCTCGGGGCGAGCAGCGGGAATCACCTGTGGAGCCTGATTCCGACCGGGATCGTGGTCGGGCTCGCGCTCACGCGGTGGTTCACCACCACCTATCGGGTCGGGCCGACGCATGTGGAGCTGCGGACGGGGTTGCTTCAGCGGCGCAGCCTGTCGGTGCCGCGGTCGCGGATCCGGTCGGTGGATATCGAGGCCGACCTGCTGCATCGGGCGCTCGGGCTGGCGGTGCTCGCCATCGGGACCGGGCAGCAGGCGGAGGCCGGGGAGCGGTTCAAGCTGGACGCGCTGGACGCGCGGCTGGTGCCGGGGCTGCGGGCCGAGCTGCTCGACGATCCGGTCGCGGCGGCGCGGGATGCCGTGGTCGAGGAGCCGTCGGGGCGGGAGATCGGGCACTGGCGGGCGGGGTGGGTGCGGTACGCGCCGCTCTCGCTCACCGGGTTCGCGATCGTGGCGCCGGTGGTGGGGTTCGGGTTCCAGTACGGGTTCGGGGAGCGGGTGTTCCGGTCGGCGGTGCGGGGGGTCGGCGGCGGGAATCCGGTGCTCGGGGTGACGGGGCTGGTGCTGCTCGTGGTGCTGGTCATCAGCGTGGCGGCGTGTGCGCAGTACCTGGCGACGTACTACGGGCTGCGGGTGCTCGACGACGGGCGGACGCTGCATCTGCGGCACGGGTTCTTCACGACCAGGCAGATCACGCTGGATCTGGCGCGGTTTCGCGGGGCGACGGTGAAGGAGCCGCTGCTGCTGCGGGTGGCGGGTGCGGCTCAGCTCGAGGCGATCATGACCGGGGAGAATCCGCGGCAGCGGATCCTGCCGCAGGCGCCGGGGGCGCGGGTGCACCACACGCTCGCGCATCTGCTGACGCCCGCGGCGCGGCGGGTCGGGGCGCACGCGCCGGTGCTGGTTCCGGGGGAGCCGGACGATTTCGCCGAGGGCGACGCCTTGGCGGCCGAAGCCCCGCCGAGGACGCGGTCGGTCGGGCTCGATGTGCCGACAAGGACGGATCTGCCCGGGTCAGGGATAGAGCTCCCCGGTACAGCCCCGGAGGCCGCTGAGGCGCCGGGGTCGGTGGAGCTGATTTCGCACGGCCGGGCGGCGCGCTATCGGCGGTACACGCACGCGGTGAACCCGACTGCGGCGACCGCGCTGGTCCCGCTCCTGGCGAGCCTCGCCGGGGTGCGTTACTCCCCCTGGTGGTGGCTGGCACCGGCGCTGCTCACGCTCGCCGCGGTCGCGCTGGCGGAGGACCGCTACCGCGGGCTCGGCCACGCGGTCCTGCCCGCGACCCCGCTCGCCCCGACCTGGCTGGTCACCCGCTCCGGCTCGCTCGATCGGGACCGCGACTGTCTCGCCGCGCCCGGCGTGCTCGGCTGGACCGTCCGGCAGACGTTCTTCCAGCGCCGAGCCGGGCTCGCCACGCTGGTGGCCGCCACCGGGGCAGGCAAGAAGCGCTACCAGGTGCTCGATGTGCCGGTGGCCCGCGCGTACGAGATCATCGAGCAGGTCACGCCGGGACTGGCCGGAACCCGCTGA
- the mshB gene encoding N-acetyl-1-D-myo-inositol-2-amino-2-deoxy-alpha-D-glucopyranoside deacetylase, protein MATGGLLLVHAHPDDETITTGGTIAHYRRRGIPVAVITCTLGEEGEVIGERWAQLTAEHADQLGGYRVLELTRALAALDAGPPVFLGGAGRWRDSGMAGTPSASNPRAFIHSGEAAVEALTAEILERKPRVVVSYDPHGGYGHPDHIRAHEITTAAVAAAAEQGWDVPKFYWTVTDADLLRQHTTALARRTVEGLPGRLPQGWRLPAEDELPGVPGSTVTTTIDVAEELAAKRAALRAHATQVTVAPSGREFALSNGVAQPVLPEEHFVLVRGELGAVGPDGREDDLFAGIAEFPDSAEPVRGPA, encoded by the coding sequence ATCGCCACCGGCGGGCTGCTGCTGGTGCACGCGCACCCGGACGACGAGACCATCACCACCGGCGGCACCATCGCGCACTACCGCAGGCGCGGCATTCCGGTCGCGGTGATCACCTGCACGCTCGGCGAGGAGGGCGAGGTGATCGGCGAGCGCTGGGCCCAGCTCACCGCCGAGCACGCCGACCAGCTCGGCGGGTACCGGGTGCTGGAACTCACCCGCGCGCTCGCCGCCCTGGACGCGGGACCGCCTGTTTTCCTCGGCGGCGCGGGCCGCTGGCGCGATTCCGGCATGGCGGGCACCCCCTCCGCGTCGAATCCGCGCGCCTTCATCCACTCCGGTGAGGCGGCGGTCGAGGCGCTCACCGCTGAAATCCTGGAGCGCAAGCCGCGCGTGGTCGTCAGCTACGACCCGCACGGCGGCTACGGCCACCCCGACCACATCCGCGCGCACGAGATCACCACCGCCGCGGTGGCCGCGGCCGCCGAGCAGGGCTGGGACGTGCCCAAGTTCTACTGGACCGTCACCGACGCCGACCTGCTCCGCCAGCACACCACCGCGCTGGCCAGGCGCACCGTCGAAGGGCTGCCCGGCAGGCTGCCGCAGGGCTGGCGGCTGCCCGCCGAGGACGAACTCCCCGGCGTGCCCGGCAGCACCGTCACCACCACGATCGACGTCGCCGAGGAGCTGGCCGCCAAGCGGGCCGCGCTGCGCGCGCACGCCACCCAGGTCACCGTCGCGCCATCGGGCCGCGAGTTCGCGCTCTCCAACGGCGTCGCCCAGCCGGTGCTGCCGGAGGAGCACTTCGTGCTGGTCCGCGGCGAGCTCGGCGCGGTCGGGCCGGACGGCCGCGAGGACGACCTGTTCGCCGGAATCGCCGAGTTCCCGGATTCCGCCGAACCGGTGCGGGGCCCGGCGTGA
- a CDS encoding ABC transporter family substrate-binding protein, translated as MGGSKRARRRARIRHRGAARTALALAALVVLLGGCAANPPPPIESTNSPQTTPVKPAATTVVVALDSIGSAFNPHLRADQSQATSAIASMVLPSPFRPIPSLAAPGATDWVPDSALVLAADISAQEPFTITYKLRNEASWSDGAPIAAEDFRYLWQEMISQPGVTDPAGYRLIEDVESSAGGKTVTVTLTQPYPAWRELFTNLLPSHLLKDAPGGFERGMNGEVNGVRVSGGPFGIRSADTGREEILLERNDRYWGTPAVPDQILLRRGGTPAQLAGSLRTNDTQMALVHGGVATRAQLAAIPSVRTGIMPQSRVMQMVLNSRSGDLGDPRVRAAVLALLDPTLLATVGAQTGDWYEPAKAQILSPSDPGYVPTAPPRPSPEQAFAMLAEAGFGRAPEPPPNTSVTSPAPQPRTVGKNGRALTVRIGAVQQDASTLAVANTAADQLRSAGIDATVRSLPADELYGRELVDGNIDVIVGWEVAGSDPATVLASRYGCPPPRPQLGDGEDEPADVEAARQAPSNLSGVCDPTLQPAIETALRGIDVAAVLADAEPKLWALNTVLPIMQDNVVAAAGPRVDGASLSGAIQVGIFGDAAMWRRLP; from the coding sequence ATGGGTGGGAGCAAGCGCGCACGCCGTCGTGCGCGGATCCGGCACCGGGGAGCGGCGCGTACCGCGCTCGCCCTGGCTGCCCTCGTGGTGCTGCTCGGCGGCTGCGCGGCGAACCCGCCGCCGCCGATCGAGAGCACCAACAGCCCGCAGACCACACCGGTGAAGCCCGCCGCCACCACGGTCGTGGTGGCGCTGGACAGCATCGGCAGCGCCTTCAACCCGCACCTGCGGGCCGACCAGTCGCAGGCCACCTCGGCCATCGCCTCCATGGTGCTGCCCAGCCCGTTCCGGCCGATCCCGAGCCTGGCCGCGCCCGGCGCGACCGACTGGGTGCCGGACTCCGCGCTGGTCCTCGCGGCGGACATCTCCGCGCAGGAGCCCTTCACCATCACCTACAAGCTGCGCAACGAGGCGTCCTGGTCGGACGGCGCCCCGATCGCGGCCGAGGACTTCCGCTACCTGTGGCAGGAGATGATCTCCCAGCCCGGCGTCACCGACCCGGCCGGCTACCGGCTGATCGAGGACGTGGAGTCGTCGGCGGGCGGCAAGACCGTCACCGTCACCCTCACCCAGCCCTACCCCGCCTGGCGGGAACTCTTCACCAACCTGCTGCCGTCGCACCTGCTCAAGGACGCCCCCGGCGGCTTCGAGCGCGGAATGAACGGCGAGGTCAACGGGGTCAGGGTCTCCGGAGGGCCGTTCGGCATCCGCTCGGCCGACACCGGCCGCGAGGAGATCCTGCTGGAGCGCAACGACCGCTACTGGGGCACGCCCGCGGTGCCGGACCAGATCCTGCTGCGCCGCGGCGGCACCCCCGCCCAGCTGGCCGGGTCGCTGCGCACCAACGACACCCAGATGGCGCTGGTGCACGGCGGCGTCGCGACCCGCGCGCAGCTCGCCGCCATCCCGTCGGTGCGGACCGGCATCATGCCGCAGTCCCGGGTCATGCAGATGGTGCTGAACAGCCGCTCCGGCGACCTCGGCGATCCCCGGGTGCGCGCCGCCGTGCTCGCGCTGCTCGACCCGACGCTGCTCGCCACCGTCGGCGCGCAGACCGGCGACTGGTACGAACCGGCCAAGGCGCAGATCCTGTCCCCCTCCGACCCCGGCTACGTCCCGACCGCCCCGCCCCGCCCGAGCCCCGAGCAGGCCTTCGCCATGCTCGCCGAGGCCGGGTTCGGCCGGGCCCCCGAGCCGCCGCCGAACACCTCGGTCACCTCGCCCGCCCCGCAGCCGCGCACCGTCGGCAAGAACGGCAGGGCGCTCACCGTCCGGATCGGTGCGGTGCAGCAGGACGCGAGCACCCTCGCGGTCGCCAACACCGCCGCCGACCAGCTGCGCAGCGCCGGAATAGACGCGACCGTGCGCAGCCTCCCCGCCGACGAGCTGTACGGCAGGGAGCTCGTCGACGGCAACATCGACGTCATCGTCGGCTGGGAGGTCGCCGGCTCCGACCCGGCCACCGTGCTCGCCTCCCGCTACGGCTGCCCGCCGCCGCGCCCGCAGCTCGGCGACGGCGAGGACGAGCCCGCCGATGTCGAGGCCGCCAGGCAGGCCCCGAGCAACCTCTCCGGCGTCTGCGACCCGACCCTGCAGCCCGCCATCGAGACGGCGCTGCGCGGCATCGACGTCGCCGCGGTGCTCGCCGACGCCGAACCCAAGCTCTGGGCGCTCAACACCGTGCTGCCGATCATGCAGGACAACGTGGTCGCCGCCGCGGGCCCGCGGGTGGACGGCGCCTCGCTGAGCGGCGCCATCCAGGTCGGCATCTTCGGCGACGCCGCGATGTGGCGGCGGCTCCCGTGA